A region from the Maridesulfovibrio zosterae DSM 11974 genome encodes:
- a CDS encoding S-ribosylhomocysteine lyase: MNKIESFKIDHTRLLRGVYVSRKDRIHAETITTFDLRMKEPDNEPALDCAAAHTLEHIGATFLRNHKKFGDKIIYFGPMGCLTGFYLLLAGDFESKDVVELIKEFFEFAAEFEGDIPGASAVECGNHTLMDLSTAKREAGKYYDQILDNMTNENLVYPE, encoded by the coding sequence ATGAATAAGATTGAAAGTTTTAAAATTGATCATACAAGATTGCTACGTGGAGTATATGTTTCGCGTAAGGATAGAATTCATGCTGAAACCATCACTACTTTTGACTTGCGTATGAAGGAACCTGATAACGAGCCAGCTCTTGATTGCGCCGCTGCTCATACGCTCGAGCATATAGGGGCTACTTTTCTTCGTAATCACAAAAAATTCGGTGATAAAATAATCTATTTCGGTCCTATGGGATGTCTGACTGGATTCTATTTGTTGCTGGCCGGTGATTTCGAATCAAAAGATGTTGTTGAATTAATAAAAGAATTCTTTGAATTCGCAGCTGAGTTTGAAGGAGATATCCCCGGGGCAAGTGCTGTAGAGTGCGGTAATCATACTTTGATGGATTTATCCACAGCAAAAAGGGAAGCTGGAAAATATTATGATCAGATTCTGGATAACATGACTAATGAAAATTTAGTTTATCCTGAATAA
- the hisG gene encoding ATP phosphoribosyltransferase: MSDTLKIGLPKGSLQDSTIKLFAKSGWKINLHHRNYFPDVNDEELNISMCRAQEMAKYVEDGILDAGMTGKDWILENNSDVVEVSNLVYSKVSNRPARWILAVAGDSPYMKPEDLAGKKVATELLGVTKRYFEEKGIDVEVFYSWGATEAKVVEGLCDAIVEVTETGTTIKAHGLRIIDEVMQTNTILLANKEAWENPWKRKKIENINLLLQGALKAEKMVGLKMNMPKNALEKAMNMLPSLNSPTVSDLSDVNWVSVEIMVEEIAVRELIPQLMDLGVEGIIEYPLNKVI, from the coding sequence ATGTCTGATACACTCAAAATCGGTCTTCCAAAAGGCTCCCTGCAAGATTCAACAATCAAACTTTTCGCTAAATCCGGCTGGAAAATAAATCTGCACCACAGAAACTATTTTCCTGATGTCAACGACGAAGAACTTAACATCTCCATGTGCCGTGCACAGGAAATGGCAAAGTACGTTGAAGACGGTATTTTAGATGCCGGAATGACAGGAAAAGACTGGATTCTTGAAAACAACTCTGATGTAGTTGAAGTTTCAAACCTGGTATACTCCAAGGTAAGTAACCGTCCTGCACGCTGGATTCTGGCTGTTGCCGGAGATTCTCCCTACATGAAACCTGAAGACCTCGCCGGCAAAAAAGTTGCTACCGAACTTCTAGGAGTTACCAAAAGATACTTTGAAGAAAAAGGTATCGATGTTGAAGTTTTCTACTCCTGGGGTGCAACTGAAGCAAAGGTCGTTGAAGGTCTTTGCGACGCAATTGTTGAAGTTACCGAAACAGGTACAACCATTAAAGCCCACGGCCTGCGCATCATTGATGAGGTAATGCAGACCAACACCATACTGCTTGCCAACAAAGAAGCGTGGGAAAATCCATGGAAGCGCAAAAAGATTGAGAATATCAATCTTCTTCTGCAAGGTGCGCTCAAAGCTGAAAAAATGGTCGGCTTGAAAATGAATATGCCCAAAAATGCCCTGGAAAAAGCAATGAACATGCTGCCCAGCCTTAACTCACCTACCGTATCAGATCTATCTGATGTCAACTGGGTTTCCGTTGAAATCATGGTTGAAGAAATTGCGGTTCGTGAGCTCATCCCGCAATTAATGGATTTGGGAGTAGAAGGCATCATAGAATATCCGCTTAATAAAGTTATTTAA